The following coding sequences are from one Amphiprion ocellaris isolate individual 3 ecotype Okinawa chromosome 19, ASM2253959v1, whole genome shotgun sequence window:
- the praf2 gene encoding PRA1 family protein 2 translates to MADVQPPPLRSLDDFLLSSARFAVPDVRDLERWNHRVINNLLYYQSNYLLGVMGFLLLLGYFQPFQLFVGATVVTSLFLGFVWAAENQAPIRRFRRNHPLICLLAILLASYLFISVLGGVAVFLFGIAFPVLMVLIHASVRLRSLKNKLENKLESIGLKRTPMGLLLEALGQEQEAGS, encoded by the exons ATGGCAGACGTGCAGCCGCCACCCCTCCGGAGCCTGGACGACTTTCTGCTGAGCTCGGCCCGGTTCGCGGTTCCGGACGTGCGCGATCTGGAGCGCTGGAACCACCGCGTCATCAACAACCTGCTGTACTACCAGAGCAACTACCTGCTGGGGGTGATgggcttcctgctgctgctggg gTATTTCCAGCCCTTCCAGCTGTTCGTCGGGGCCACGGTGGTCACCTCGTTGTTCCTGGGCTTCGTCTGGGCTGCAGAGAACCAAGCTCCCATCCGCCGTTTCCGTAGAAACCATCCATTAATCTGTCTACTGGCCATTCTTCTGGCCAGTTACCTCTTCATATCGGTGCTGGGAGGAGTGGCTGTGTTCCTGTTCGGGATAGCCTTCCCTGTACTGA TGGTTCTCATCCATGCATCCGTGAGGCTTCGCAGCCTGAAGAACAAACTGGAGAACAAACTGGAGAGCATCGGTCTGAAGAGAACGCCCATGGGACTCCTGCTGGAGGCTCTGGGACAGGAGCAGGAGGCTGGATCctag
- the copz2 gene encoding coatomer subunit zeta-2 isoform X1, which translates to MDSTSLEPSLYTVKAIFILDNDGNRLLSKYYDPELYPSMKEQKNFERNVFNKTHKADNEIAFLEGMTIVYKSSIDLFFYVVGSAQENELMLMSVLNCMFESLSHILRKNVERRCLLDNMEGVFLVVDEIIDGGVILESDPQQVLQKVNYRADENPLTEQSVAQHLTEKLALTTNVLQSAKEQIKWSILK; encoded by the exons ATGGACTCCACGTCTCTG GAACCTTCCCTCTACACTGTAAAAGCCATTTTTATCCTCGACAACGATGGAAACAGGCTTCTGTCAAAG taCTACGACCCGGAGCTTTACCCCTCCATGAAGGAGCAGAAGAACTTTGAGAGGAATGTTTTCAACAAGACGCACAAAGCCGACA ATGAGATCGCTTTCCTGGAGGGCATGACCATCGTGTATAAGAGCAGCATAGATCTCTTCTTCTACGTGGTGGGAAGCGCTCAAGAGAATGAG CTGATGCTGATGTCGGTCCTCAACTGTATGTTTGAGTCCCTCAGTCACATCCTCAG GAAAAACGTGGAGCGGAGGTGTTTACTGGACAACATGGAGGGAGTGTTCCTGGTTGTGGATGAAATCATTGATGGAGG GGTGATTCTGGAGAGCGACCCTCAGCAGGTCCTACAGAAGGTCAACTACAGG gCGGATGAGAACCCATTAACTGAGCAGAGCGTGGcccag CACCTAACAGAGAAACTGGCTCTGACCACTAAC
- the copz2 gene encoding coatomer subunit zeta-2 isoform X2: MDSTSLEPSLYTVKAIFILDNDGNRLLSKYYDPELYPSMKEQKNFERNVFNKTHKADNEIAFLEGMTIVYKSSIDLFFYVVGSAQENELMLMSVLNCMFESLSHILRKNVERRCLLDNMEGVFLVVDEIIDGGVILESDPQQVLQKVNYRADENPLTEQSVAQVLQSAKEQIKWSILK, encoded by the exons ATGGACTCCACGTCTCTG GAACCTTCCCTCTACACTGTAAAAGCCATTTTTATCCTCGACAACGATGGAAACAGGCTTCTGTCAAAG taCTACGACCCGGAGCTTTACCCCTCCATGAAGGAGCAGAAGAACTTTGAGAGGAATGTTTTCAACAAGACGCACAAAGCCGACA ATGAGATCGCTTTCCTGGAGGGCATGACCATCGTGTATAAGAGCAGCATAGATCTCTTCTTCTACGTGGTGGGAAGCGCTCAAGAGAATGAG CTGATGCTGATGTCGGTCCTCAACTGTATGTTTGAGTCCCTCAGTCACATCCTCAG GAAAAACGTGGAGCGGAGGTGTTTACTGGACAACATGGAGGGAGTGTTCCTGGTTGTGGATGAAATCATTGATGGAGG GGTGATTCTGGAGAGCGACCCTCAGCAGGTCCTACAGAAGGTCAACTACAGG gCGGATGAGAACCCATTAACTGAGCAGAGCGTGGcccag